In one window of Rhodanobacter sp. FDAARGOS 1247 DNA:
- a CDS encoding acylphosphatase — translation MPTARFIVSGRVQGVFFRASTREQAVALGVAGHATNRGDGRVEVLASGPADALDALERWLWQGPPAARVDAVVREELPEQELQGFRTGG, via the coding sequence ATGCCGACGGCGCGCTTCATCGTCAGCGGACGGGTACAGGGCGTGTTCTTCCGCGCCAGCACCCGCGAGCAGGCGGTGGCGCTCGGCGTCGCCGGCCATGCAACGAATCGCGGCGATGGCCGCGTCGAGGTGCTCGCCAGCGGCCCGGCCGATGCGCTGGACGCGCTGGAGCGCTGGCTGTGGCAGGGGCCGCCGGCGGCGCGGGTCGATGCGGTCGTCCGCGAGGAGCTGCCGGAGCAGGAGTTGCAAGGCTTTCGCACGGGCGGGTGA
- a CDS encoding 50S ribosomal protein L25/general stress protein Ctc — MTKTHEIKAQSRKDEGKGASRRLRHAAFVPAVVYGAGQPPESIQIEHNTVLLAAKNEWFFSSVLDLNVDGKVQKVLVRDWQKHPFKQLMMHMDFLRIDENAKLRANVPLHFLNQEKSPAGKTSGVVISHNLTEVEVSCLPKDLPAYIELDLGELVAGDIIHLSQLKLPANVELPALQLGEAHDAAVVTVNVVKESAADAAEDAAAEAEAEANKAAAAKSAKAPAKPAGDKK; from the coding sequence ATGACCAAGACTCATGAAATCAAGGCGCAGAGCCGCAAGGACGAGGGGAAAGGTGCGAGCCGCCGCCTGCGTCATGCCGCTTTCGTGCCTGCCGTTGTCTACGGCGCCGGCCAGCCGCCGGAAAGCATCCAGATCGAACACAACACCGTCCTGCTCGCCGCCAAGAACGAGTGGTTCTTCTCCTCGGTGCTCGACCTGAACGTCGACGGCAAGGTGCAGAAGGTGCTGGTGCGCGACTGGCAGAAGCATCCGTTCAAGCAGCTGATGATGCACATGGACTTCCTGCGCATCGACGAGAACGCCAAGCTGCGCGCCAACGTGCCGCTGCACTTCCTGAACCAGGAAAAGTCGCCCGCGGGCAAGACCTCCGGCGTGGTGATCTCGCACAACCTGACCGAAGTGGAAGTCAGCTGCCTGCCGAAGGACCTGCCTGCCTACATCGAGCTGGACCTGGGCGAGCTGGTGGCCGGCGACATCATCCACCTGTCGCAGCTGAAGCTGCCGGCAAACGTGGAGTTGCCCGCGCTGCAGCTGGGCGAGGCGCATGACGCTGCCGTGGTCACGGTGAACGTGGTCAAGGAAAGCGCTGCGGACGCCGCCGAAGACGCTGCCGCCGAGGCCGAGGCCGAAGCGAACAAGGCCGCCGCGGCCAAGTCTGCCAAGGCTCCCGCCAAGCCGGCTGGCGACAAGAAGTAA
- the lolB gene encoding lipoprotein insertase outer membrane protein LolB, protein MRRWQALFAIVALLSLAACVPQAVRVKGDASLLNAQLAREQALAHADHWSLQGRLGISNGKDGGSGSFSWRQDGERYEFTLRGPAISGMNFRLSGGPDGAVLEGLEHGPLQGPDAEALMRKALGWEVPLRDLRAWVLGVRADSGPAELSFGENHLPSLLQQDGWTVDYRAWDETRQPPLPTRVFAARPPYKVKLSIESWQFQ, encoded by the coding sequence ATGAGGCGCTGGCAGGCTCTTTTCGCCATCGTGGCCCTGCTGTCGCTGGCCGCCTGCGTACCGCAGGCCGTGCGGGTGAAGGGTGACGCAAGCCTGTTGAACGCGCAGCTGGCGCGCGAACAGGCGCTGGCGCATGCCGACCACTGGTCGCTGCAGGGAAGGCTGGGCATTTCCAATGGCAAGGACGGCGGCAGCGGCAGCTTCAGCTGGCGCCAGGATGGCGAGCGCTACGAATTCACCTTGCGCGGACCGGCGATCAGCGGGATGAATTTCCGCCTCAGCGGTGGTCCCGACGGCGCCGTGCTGGAAGGACTGGAGCATGGTCCGCTACAGGGGCCGGATGCCGAGGCGCTGATGCGCAAGGCGCTGGGCTGGGAGGTGCCGCTGCGCGACTTGCGCGCCTGGGTGCTGGGCGTGCGCGCGGACAGTGGCCCGGCCGAGCTGAGCTTCGGCGAGAACCACCTGCCTTCGCTGCTGCAGCAGGATGGATGGACGGTCGACTATCGCGCCTGGGACGAGACCCGCCAGCCGCCGTTGCCGACCCGGGTGTTCGCCGCCCGGCCGCCGTACAAGGTGAAGCTGTCGATCGAGTCCTGGCAGTTTCAGTAA
- the ispE gene encoding 4-(cytidine 5'-diphospho)-2-C-methyl-D-erythritol kinase has protein sequence MSFSIARAEPGQVEALCAIERKAVHLFRGHPAWTSYAALSMPPEQLLQAISRGLVWVALGEAGDPVGFVWLDAELAPGAIGIAEIDVLPLYGRRGIGAALLEHACAWARSAGYRRVDLGTLADVPWNAPFYAKHGFVVVDKLDPAFAFARQRDRENGFPDTLRVFMSRPLTPPAPAEWTVWPAPAKLNLFLRIVGRRADGYHELQTVFRLLDWGDEVRLRVRDDGEIRRVRGIPGVAEADDLVVRAARLLQRHAATSLGADIEVDKRIPMGGGLGGGSSDAATVLVALNQLWRLGLDEDGLAELGRQLGADVPVFVRGRSAWAEGVGEQLTPLALPPRHYVVLDPHEAVPTAALFQASELTRNAPRATISSFASGETTENAFAPVACARHPRVAAALDWLDGFGQARLSGSGGCVFLELRSMERAQAVARQCPVAFTAYVAGGVDVSPLLSSLKRHAGAVPAD, from the coding sequence ATGTCCTTTTCCATCGCACGCGCTGAACCCGGCCAGGTCGAGGCCTTGTGCGCGATCGAGCGCAAGGCCGTGCACCTGTTCCGCGGGCATCCGGCGTGGACGAGCTATGCGGCGCTGTCGATGCCGCCGGAACAGCTGTTGCAGGCAATCAGCCGTGGCCTGGTCTGGGTCGCCCTGGGCGAGGCCGGCGATCCGGTGGGCTTCGTCTGGCTGGACGCGGAGCTGGCACCCGGTGCGATCGGCATCGCCGAGATCGACGTGCTGCCGCTCTACGGCCGGCGCGGGATCGGTGCCGCGTTGCTGGAACATGCTTGCGCGTGGGCCCGTTCGGCCGGTTATCGGCGGGTGGACCTGGGCACCCTGGCCGACGTGCCGTGGAATGCGCCGTTCTACGCGAAGCACGGTTTTGTCGTGGTCGACAAGCTCGATCCCGCCTTTGCGTTTGCGCGCCAGCGCGATCGCGAGAACGGTTTTCCCGACACCTTGCGCGTGTTCATGAGCCGCCCGCTGACACCCCCCGCGCCCGCTGAATGGACGGTGTGGCCGGCGCCGGCCAAGCTGAACCTGTTCCTGCGCATCGTCGGGCGACGGGCCGATGGCTACCACGAGCTGCAGACCGTGTTCCGCCTGCTCGACTGGGGTGACGAAGTGCGCCTGCGCGTGCGCGATGACGGCGAGATCCGGCGTGTGCGGGGCATTCCCGGCGTGGCCGAGGCCGACGATCTGGTGGTGCGCGCCGCGCGTCTGTTGCAGCGGCACGCCGCGACAAGCCTGGGTGCCGACATCGAGGTGGACAAGCGCATCCCGATGGGCGGCGGCCTGGGCGGCGGCAGCTCGGATGCGGCCACCGTGCTGGTGGCGCTGAACCAGCTGTGGCGGCTGGGCCTGGACGAGGATGGGCTGGCCGAACTGGGACGCCAGCTGGGCGCCGACGTGCCGGTCTTCGTGCGCGGACGCTCGGCCTGGGCCGAGGGGGTGGGCGAGCAGCTGACGCCGCTGGCGCTGCCGCCGCGCCACTACGTGGTGCTCGATCCCCATGAGGCAGTGCCGACGGCGGCGCTGTTTCAAGCGTCTGAATTGACACGAAATGCCCCGCGGGCGACAATTTCATCCTTTGCTTCAGGCGAAACGACGGAAAACGCCTTCGCGCCGGTCGCGTGCGCGCGGCACCCGCGGGTGGCTGCGGCGCTGGACTGGCTGGACGGTTTCGGCCAGGCGCGACTATCCGGCAGCGGCGGTTGCGTGTTCCTGGAGCTGCGTTCGATGGAGCGGGCGCAGGCGGTGGCAAGGCAGTGTCCGGTGGCGTTCACGGCGTATGTCGCCGGTGGCGTCGACGTGTCGCCCCTGCTGTCGTCGTTGAAGCGACATGCCGGTGCGGTGCCTGCGGATTGA
- a CDS encoding YihY family inner membrane protein, with amino-acid sequence MIRRFNRDRTRTFSRFIWQRFIDDKCFETAGALSYTTLVSLVPLTVAVLAMFSAFPVFQPARDTLINFVFNNFVPSTGEAVQATMLGFAANASKLTGISILVMLFSALSMMISIEDRLNRIWRVHQARSWGSRLLLYWAALTLGPILVVGGIAATSYVTAAPLLHNAVDQFGALTQGLLSVLPFLVTFFTLWLMYAVIPNCKVSRRDAAIGALLGAVLFEIARWGFGQFVQHAQTYQQIYGVLAAIPIFLLWIYLSWVIVILAASIAASASAFEYHAPKETLPEGAEFLGLLVVLRHFVEAQRRGDCVDPADLRIREPYLRSALISAYFDDLDQAELIQRGEAGGWLLCRSLDSTDLLRVYRHTDYRLPLQPVEEAATLGIELPPELLAMLADLAAELKTKLGARLDEIYPPVATVATDTEELPA; translated from the coding sequence ATGATCCGGCGTTTCAATCGCGACCGCACCAGGACGTTCAGCCGCTTCATCTGGCAGCGCTTCATCGACGACAAGTGCTTCGAGACGGCCGGTGCGCTTTCGTACACCACCCTGGTGTCGCTGGTGCCGCTGACGGTGGCGGTGCTGGCGATGTTCTCGGCGTTCCCGGTGTTCCAGCCGGCGCGCGACACGCTGATCAACTTCGTGTTCAACAATTTCGTGCCGTCCACCGGCGAGGCGGTGCAGGCGACCATGCTGGGGTTTGCCGCGAACGCCAGCAAGCTCACCGGCATCAGCATCCTGGTGATGCTGTTCAGTGCGCTGTCGATGATGATCAGCATCGAGGATCGGCTGAACCGGATCTGGCGGGTGCACCAGGCGCGCAGCTGGGGTTCGCGCCTGCTGCTGTACTGGGCGGCGCTGACGCTGGGGCCGATCCTGGTGGTCGGCGGCATCGCGGCGACGTCCTACGTGACGGCCGCGCCGCTGCTGCACAACGCGGTGGACCAGTTCGGCGCGCTGACCCAGGGCCTGCTCAGCGTGCTGCCGTTCCTGGTGACGTTCTTCACCCTGTGGCTGATGTATGCGGTGATCCCCAACTGCAAGGTGTCGCGCCGCGACGCGGCGATCGGCGCGCTGCTGGGCGCGGTGCTGTTCGAGATCGCGCGCTGGGGCTTCGGCCAGTTCGTGCAGCACGCGCAGACCTACCAGCAGATCTACGGCGTGCTGGCGGCGATCCCGATCTTCCTGCTGTGGATCTACCTGTCGTGGGTGATCGTGATTCTGGCCGCGTCGATCGCCGCGTCCGCTTCGGCGTTCGAGTATCACGCGCCCAAGGAAACCCTGCCCGAGGGCGCGGAGTTCCTCGGCCTGCTGGTGGTGCTGCGGCATTTCGTGGAGGCGCAGCGGCGCGGCGATTGCGTGGACCCGGCCGACCTGCGGATACGCGAGCCGTATTTGCGCAGCGCGCTGATCTCGGCCTATTTCGACGACCTCGACCAGGCCGAACTGATCCAGCGTGGCGAGGCCGGCGGCTGGCTGCTGTGCCGCAGCCTGGACAGCACCGACCTGTTGCGCGTCTATCGCCACACCGACTACCGCCTGCCGCTGCAGCCGGTGGAAGAGGCGGCTACGCTGGGCATCGAACTGCCACCCGAACTGCTCGCCATGCTGGCCGACCTGGCGGCCGAGCTGAAGACGAAACTGGGCGCCCGGCTCGACGAAATCTATCCCCCGGTCGCCACGGTGGCGACCGACACCGAGGAACTCCCCGCATGA
- the hemA gene encoding glutamyl-tRNA reductase, producing the protein MPLIALGLNHLTAPVSLREQVAFDADAAGDALRALVSEPGVEEAMILSTCNRTELYVGTAAGAEDIPRAWLNRHHHLTPGKLDEFLYRHDEDDAVRHMFRVATGLDSMVLGEPQILGQVKDAYQLARGAQSLKAPMDRLLQHTFAVAKRVRTDTRIGAHTVSVAFTAVRLAEQVFTDLKQACVLLIGAGDTIELAARHLAEKQARRIIVANRTPETAQELAGRYGGYAIALADLPQHLAEADIVISSTAARQPIVTRAMVEQAMLARKRRPMFMVDIAVPRDIEADVGELPDVYLYGIDDLRQVIDENIRSRAAAAHDAEAIIDLQVDRYMAWRRALTVRNPALDMRQHAEVYRDEVLLKARGMLAHGKSPDEALAFLANTLTNKLLHHPSARLREAALNGDLDLLHAAGRLYGLDEDDDGRATRGE; encoded by the coding sequence ATGCCGCTGATCGCCCTCGGGCTCAATCACCTCACCGCGCCGGTCAGCCTGCGCGAGCAGGTGGCGTTCGACGCGGACGCCGCCGGTGACGCCCTGCGCGCGCTGGTCAGCGAGCCGGGCGTGGAAGAGGCGATGATCCTGTCCACCTGCAACCGCACCGAGCTGTACGTCGGCACCGCCGCCGGCGCCGAGGACATCCCGCGGGCATGGCTCAATCGTCATCATCATCTGACCCCCGGCAAGCTCGATGAGTTCCTGTACCGGCACGACGAGGACGACGCCGTGCGGCACATGTTCCGCGTCGCCACCGGGCTGGACTCGATGGTGCTGGGCGAACCGCAGATCCTGGGCCAGGTAAAGGACGCCTACCAGCTGGCGCGCGGCGCGCAATCGCTGAAGGCGCCGATGGACCGGCTGCTGCAGCACACCTTCGCCGTGGCCAAGCGCGTGCGCACCGACACCCGCATCGGCGCGCACACGGTATCGGTGGCGTTCACCGCGGTGCGCCTGGCCGAGCAGGTCTTCACCGACCTGAAGCAGGCCTGCGTGCTGCTGATCGGCGCCGGCGACACCATCGAGCTGGCCGCGCGGCACCTGGCCGAAAAGCAGGCACGCCGGATCATCGTGGCCAACCGCACGCCGGAAACCGCTCAAGAGCTGGCCGGCCGTTACGGCGGCTACGCGATCGCCCTGGCCGACCTGCCGCAGCACCTGGCCGAAGCCGACATCGTGATTTCCTCCACCGCCGCGCGGCAGCCGATCGTGACCCGCGCGATGGTCGAGCAGGCCATGCTCGCGCGCAAACGCCGGCCGATGTTCATGGTCGACATCGCGGTGCCGCGCGACATCGAGGCCGACGTGGGCGAACTGCCCGACGTCTACCTTTACGGCATCGACGACCTGCGCCAGGTGATCGACGAAAACATCCGCTCGCGCGCCGCCGCCGCCCACGACGCCGAAGCGATCATCGACCTGCAGGTCGACCGCTACATGGCCTGGCGCCGCGCGCTCACCGTGCGCAACCCCGCGCTGGACATGCGCCAGCACGCCGAGGTTTATCGCGACGAAGTGCTGCTGAAGGCCCGCGGCATGCTGGCCCACGGCAAGTCGCCGGACGAGGCGCTGGCCTTCCTCGCCAACACGCTGACCAACAAATTGCTGCACCACCCCAGCGCCCGCCTGCGCGAGGCCGCGCTGAACGGCGACCTCGACCTGCTGCACGCGGCGGGGCGGCTGTACGGCCTGGACGAAGACGATGACGGGCGCGCCACCCGGGGCGAATAG
- the prfA gene encoding peptide chain release factor 1, giving the protein MTPSIRRKLEALSERHHEVGLLLSQPDVHADNSRFRELSQEYAQLEPVAASLREHGQTERELAETRAMLDDPELREMAVDDVRRLEQRLQDLDGELQLLLLPKDPRDQANLYLEIRAGSGGDEAAIFAGDLLRMYLRYAESRRWHVEILSEHAGEHGGYREVVARVEGSGAYSRLKFESGTHCVKRVPVTESQGRVHTSTATVAVLPELDEIDDITINPADLKTDTFRASGAGGQHVNKTDSAIRITHLPTGTVVECQEERSQHKNRARAMSLLKARLLDAERSKQTAEQAESRRLQVGTGDRSQRIRTYRYKDNLVTDHRIGLNLYSLAEIMQGDLAELIDTLTREHQADQLQALGGS; this is encoded by the coding sequence ATGACCCCATCGATCCGCCGCAAGCTCGAGGCGCTGTCCGAGCGTCATCATGAAGTCGGCCTGCTGCTGTCGCAGCCGGACGTCCACGCCGACAACAGCCGTTTCCGCGAACTTTCCCAGGAATACGCCCAGCTCGAACCGGTCGCCGCGTCGCTGCGCGAACACGGCCAGACCGAGCGCGAACTGGCCGAAACGCGCGCCATGCTGGACGACCCCGAACTGCGCGAGATGGCCGTCGACGACGTGCGGCGGCTGGAACAGCGGCTGCAGGATCTGGACGGTGAACTGCAGTTGCTGCTGTTGCCGAAGGACCCGCGCGACCAAGCGAACCTCTACCTGGAGATACGCGCCGGCAGCGGCGGCGACGAGGCGGCGATCTTCGCCGGCGACCTGTTGCGCATGTACCTGCGCTACGCCGAAAGCCGTCGCTGGCACGTCGAGATCCTCAGCGAGCACGCCGGCGAACACGGCGGCTACCGCGAAGTCGTGGCCCGCGTCGAAGGCAGCGGCGCGTATTCTCGGCTGAAGTTCGAATCCGGCACCCACTGCGTCAAGCGCGTGCCGGTCACCGAATCGCAGGGCCGCGTGCACACCTCGACCGCCACCGTGGCCGTGCTGCCCGAACTGGACGAGATCGACGACATCACGATCAACCCCGCCGACCTCAAGACCGACACCTTCCGGGCCTCCGGCGCCGGCGGCCAGCACGTCAACAAGACCGACTCGGCGATCCGCATCACCCACCTGCCCACCGGCACCGTGGTCGAATGCCAGGAAGAGCGCAGCCAGCACAAGAACCGCGCCCGCGCGATGAGCCTGCTGAAGGCGCGCCTGCTCGACGCCGAACGCAGCAAGCAGACCGCCGAACAGGCCGAGTCGCGCCGCCTGCAAGTCGGCACCGGCGACCGCAGCCAGCGCATCCGCACCTACCGCTACAAGGACAACCTGGTCACCGACCACCGCATCGGCCTGAACCTGTACAGCCTCGCCGAGATCATGCAGGGCGACCTGGCCGAACTGATCGACACGCTGACCCGCGAACACCAGGCCGACCAGCTGCAGGCGCTTGGCGGCAGCTGA
- a CDS encoding TlpA disulfide reductase family protein → MTLLHSTSFRSVVFGLALAFGLAAQAAMPERPSLHVTTLDGKTFDLSAQRGKWVIVNYWATWCVPCIKEMPDISRFVASHKNVAAIGLAYDDSEPADIKAFIAKHPVVYPIAQVTLDKPLKDFDEPRGLPTTYLISPDGKVAKHIVGPVTEASLAALIGQP, encoded by the coding sequence ATGACCCTGCTGCATTCCACGTCGTTCCGCTCCGTCGTGTTCGGCCTGGCGCTCGCCTTCGGCCTCGCCGCGCAGGCGGCCATGCCGGAGCGCCCCTCGCTGCACGTCACCACGCTGGACGGCAAGACCTTCGACCTGTCCGCGCAGCGCGGCAAGTGGGTGATCGTGAATTACTGGGCGACCTGGTGCGTGCCGTGCATCAAGGAGATGCCGGACATCTCGCGATTCGTGGCCAGCCACAAGAACGTCGCCGCGATCGGCCTGGCCTACGACGACAGCGAGCCGGCGGACATCAAGGCCTTCATCGCCAAGCATCCCGTGGTGTACCCGATCGCCCAGGTCACGCTGGACAAACCGCTGAAGGACTTCGACGAACCGCGCGGCTTGCCGACGACGTACCTGATCAGTCCGGACGGCAAGGTGGCCAAACACATCGTGGGGCCGGTGACCGAAGCGTCGCTGGCCGCGCTGATCGGCCAGCCGTGA
- a CDS encoding tetratricopeptide repeat protein produces MALGLAACAGAPLHSSVKAAAPAQPLAQLVVATPDADHDVLAQLLAGEMALTRTDLKAAAGHYDKAMALSNDPKVAERAAGLAIAVHDDDAARRALARWQALGAKPAAIAQARAQLALDVGDTAEARRQLEILVGSGDKDAWRQFGRVLVGARDQAQAARLLEALATPQRLPADAQAWLAMSELGDHLGRHAYAAQIATAAMQRFRTAETYTWAAQMKFKDGDRAGAAALLQKALAKEPENTRLRLAYAGMLGQAGDYAAASKLLAQGPQNADTYAMRAGLAAHLHDDKALAALYRQLQNAPTDVREHSAYLLGQLAEMQNKPAEALAWYDQVGDDDAHAFDADLRSAIILHGQGKRSDAHALLEQLQLAYLDQPDQLRQAWQADAELYLTEQNYAKAEAAFSRALQVVPDDPGLLYGRGLAYAEGGQVDQAVQDFERLLKLKPGDVDASNALGYTLADANRDLPEATRLISAARAAKPDDPAIADSWGWLQYRLGHLDQAAQTLRGAWLARKDADVGVHLGEVLWQQGHRQDAQRVFDEVRKLDPHNDNLQQALKRLHP; encoded by the coding sequence ATGGCGCTCGGACTGGCCGCCTGCGCCGGTGCGCCGCTGCATTCGAGCGTGAAGGCCGCCGCCCCGGCGCAACCGCTGGCGCAGCTGGTGGTGGCCACGCCGGATGCCGACCACGACGTGTTGGCCCAGCTGCTGGCTGGCGAGATGGCGCTGACCCGCACCGACCTCAAGGCTGCCGCCGGTCATTACGACAAGGCGATGGCCCTGAGCAATGATCCGAAGGTGGCGGAGCGTGCGGCGGGCCTGGCCATCGCGGTGCACGACGACGACGCGGCCCGGCGCGCATTGGCGCGCTGGCAGGCGCTGGGCGCCAAGCCCGCCGCGATCGCCCAAGCGCGGGCGCAACTGGCGCTGGATGTCGGCGACACCGCCGAGGCGCGGCGCCAGCTGGAAATCCTGGTCGGCAGCGGTGACAAGGACGCTTGGCGCCAGTTCGGCCGGGTACTGGTGGGTGCGCGCGACCAGGCCCAGGCGGCTCGGCTGCTGGAGGCCCTGGCCACGCCGCAACGACTCCCGGCCGATGCCCAGGCCTGGCTGGCGATGAGCGAACTGGGCGACCACCTGGGTCGTCACGCCTACGCCGCGCAGATCGCCACGGCGGCGATGCAGCGTTTCCGGACGGCCGAGACCTATACCTGGGCGGCTCAGATGAAGTTCAAGGACGGCGACCGCGCCGGTGCCGCCGCCCTGCTGCAGAAGGCCCTGGCGAAGGAGCCGGAGAACACCCGGCTGCGCCTTGCCTACGCGGGCATGCTGGGCCAGGCGGGTGACTACGCCGCTGCCAGCAAGCTGCTGGCGCAGGGTCCGCAGAACGCGGACACCTACGCGATGCGGGCGGGACTGGCCGCGCATCTGCACGACGACAAGGCGCTGGCGGCGCTCTATCGGCAATTGCAGAACGCGCCGACCGACGTGCGCGAACACAGCGCCTACCTGCTGGGCCAGCTGGCCGAAATGCAGAACAAGCCGGCCGAGGCACTGGCCTGGTACGACCAGGTGGGCGACGACGACGCTCACGCGTTCGACGCCGACCTGCGCAGCGCGATCATCCTGCACGGGCAGGGCAAGCGCAGCGATGCGCACGCGCTGCTGGAGCAGTTGCAGCTGGCCTATCTCGACCAGCCCGACCAACTGCGCCAGGCCTGGCAGGCCGACGCCGAGCTGTACCTGACCGAGCAGAACTATGCGAAGGCGGAGGCGGCGTTCAGTCGCGCACTGCAGGTGGTACCGGATGATCCGGGCCTGTTGTACGGCCGCGGCCTGGCCTATGCCGAGGGCGGGCAGGTGGATCAGGCGGTGCAGGATTTCGAGCGCCTACTGAAACTCAAGCCCGGCGACGTCGATGCCAGCAACGCGCTGGGCTACACCCTGGCCGATGCCAATCGCGACCTGCCCGAAGCCACCCGGCTGATCAGCGCCGCCCGTGCGGCCAAGCCCGATGATCCGGCGATCGCCGATTCCTGGGGCTGGCTGCAGTACCGCCTCGGTCATCTCGACCAGGCGGCGCAGACGCTACGTGGCGCCTGGCTGGCCCGCAAGGACGCCGACGTCGGCGTGCACCTGGGCGAGGTGCTGTGGCAGCAAGGCCACAGGCAGGATGCGCAGCGGGTCTTCGACGAGGTGCGCAAGCTCGATCCGCACAACGACAACCTGCAGCAGGCGCTGAAGCGGCTGCATCCATGA
- a CDS encoding ribose-phosphate diphosphokinase has translation MMLFTGNAHRALAEDVAHRLGVPLGKALVGTFSDGEVQIEIEENVRRQEVFVIQPTGAPSAVNLFELLALTDALKRASAASVTAVMPYFGYARQDRRPRSARVPITAKLAARMIGAAGVDRVLTVDLHADQIQGFFDMPVDNVYASPVLLADIWRSHSMDDLIVVSPDVGGVVRARAIAKRLDDADLAIIDKRRPRANVSTVMNIIGDVEGKTCVMVDDIVDTAGTLCAAAAALKERGARKVVAYCVHPVLSGAAISNIEGSQLDQLVVTNTLPLRPEAKACAKIRQLSVAELLAETIRRIAFGESVSSLYVD, from the coding sequence ATGATGCTGTTTACCGGTAACGCACATCGTGCCCTGGCCGAGGATGTCGCCCATCGCCTGGGCGTGCCGCTGGGCAAGGCGCTGGTCGGCACGTTCAGCGACGGCGAAGTGCAGATCGAGATCGAGGAGAACGTACGCCGGCAGGAAGTGTTCGTGATCCAGCCGACGGGCGCGCCCAGCGCGGTCAACCTGTTCGAGCTGCTGGCGCTGACCGACGCGCTGAAGCGCGCCTCCGCGGCCAGTGTCACCGCGGTGATGCCGTACTTCGGCTATGCCCGGCAGGATCGCCGGCCGCGTTCGGCGCGGGTGCCGATCACCGCCAAGCTGGCCGCCCGCATGATCGGCGCCGCGGGCGTGGACCGGGTACTGACGGTGGATCTGCACGCCGACCAGATCCAGGGCTTCTTCGACATGCCGGTCGACAACGTCTACGCCTCGCCAGTGCTGCTGGCCGACATCTGGCGCAGCCACAGCATGGACGACCTGATCGTGGTCAGCCCGGACGTGGGCGGCGTGGTGCGCGCCCGCGCGATCGCCAAGCGGCTGGACGACGCGGACCTGGCGATCATCGACAAGCGCCGGCCGCGTGCCAACGTGTCGACCGTGATGAACATCATCGGCGACGTGGAAGGCAAGACCTGCGTGATGGTCGACGACATCGTCGACACCGCCGGCACGCTGTGCGCGGCTGCTGCTGCCCTCAAGGAGCGCGGCGCCCGCAAGGTGGTGGCCTACTGCGTGCACCCGGTGCTGTCGGGCGCGGCGATCAGCAACATCGAAGGCTCCCAGCTCGACCAGCTGGTGGTCACCAACACCTTGCCGCTGCGCCCTGAAGCCAAGGCCTGCGCCAAGATCCGCCAGCTCTCGGTCGCCGAGCTGCTGGCCGAAACCATTCGCCGCATCGCCTTCGGCGAGTCGGTGAGTTCGCTGTACGTGGATTGA
- the ppk2 gene encoding polyphosphate kinase 2, translating to MGKRYRKAIGELQLELVRLQHGLRSSGKRLLVIFEGRDAAGKGGTIKAITESLDTRGYRIAALGKPSEEEATQWYFQRYVAHLPSAGEFVLFDRSWYNRAVVEPAMGFCTVAQYEAFLDAVPAFERLLADDGIILVKYWLAVDQAEQEQRFAERADDPLKRWKLSPVDLAARQKYAEMGKLRDVMIERTHADHAPWFVVDFNNQKRGRINLIRHLLQQVPLHEEAVPKVKLPKLKGKPRGEHVTDMALWVPDTFQESAD from the coding sequence ATGGGCAAGCGCTACCGCAAGGCGATCGGGGAACTGCAGCTCGAACTGGTGCGGTTGCAGCATGGGCTGCGCAGCAGCGGCAAGCGCCTGCTGGTGATCTTCGAAGGCCGCGATGCGGCCGGCAAGGGCGGCACCATCAAGGCGATCACCGAAAGCCTGGACACCCGCGGCTATCGCATCGCCGCACTCGGCAAACCCAGCGAGGAAGAAGCTACCCAGTGGTATTTCCAGCGCTACGTCGCCCACCTGCCGAGCGCCGGCGAATTCGTGCTGTTCGATCGCAGCTGGTACAACCGCGCCGTGGTGGAACCGGCGATGGGTTTCTGCACGGTCGCCCAGTACGAGGCCTTCCTCGATGCCGTGCCGGCCTTCGAGAGGCTGCTCGCCGACGACGGCATCATCCTCGTCAAATACTGGCTGGCGGTGGACCAGGCCGAACAGGAGCAGCGTTTCGCCGAACGCGCCGACGATCCGCTGAAGCGCTGGAAGCTGTCGCCGGTGGATCTGGCCGCACGCCAGAAATACGCCGAGATGGGCAAGCTGCGCGACGTGATGATCGAACGCACGCACGCCGACCACGCACCGTGGTTCGTGGTCGATTTCAACAACCAGAAACGCGGCCGCATCAACCTGATCCGCCACCTGCTGCAGCAGGTGCCGCTGCATGAGGAAGCGGTGCCCAAGGTGAAGTTGCCCAAGCTGAAGGGCAAGCCGCGAGGCGAACATGTCACCGACATGGCGCTGTGGGTGCCTGACACGTTCCAGGAATCGGCGGACTAG